In Flavobacterium lacustre, a genomic segment contains:
- a CDS encoding ribonucleotide-diphosphate reductase subunit beta, giving the protein MMQVEPILQENKNRFVIFPIKHHDIWEWYKKMEASIWTAEEIDLSQDLNDWNNKLSDDEKYFIKHILAFFAASDGIVNENLAENFVNEVQYAEAKFFYGFQIMMENIHSETYSLLIDTYVKDEAEKNELFTAIDVFPAIKKKAEWALKWIESDSFAERLIAFAAVEGIFFSGSFCSIFWLKKRGLMPGLTFSNELISRDEGVHCDFAVHLHNHHLINKVPKDRIKEIIVNALDIEREFITESIPVSLIGMNAVLMTQYLEFVTDRLLVELGCERVYNTSNPFDFMDMISLQGKTNFFEKKVGEYQKSGVMNTDVDAQKISFDAEF; this is encoded by the coding sequence ATGATGCAAGTTGAACCAATTTTACAAGAAAATAAAAATCGTTTCGTAATTTTTCCTATCAAGCACCATGATATCTGGGAATGGTACAAAAAAATGGAAGCCAGTATCTGGACTGCAGAAGAAATTGATTTGTCTCAGGATTTAAACGACTGGAATAATAAACTTAGTGATGATGAAAAGTATTTCATTAAACATATTCTTGCTTTTTTTGCTGCTTCTGATGGAATTGTAAATGAAAATCTTGCTGAAAATTTCGTGAATGAAGTGCAATATGCTGAAGCAAAATTCTTTTATGGTTTTCAAATCATGATGGAAAACATTCACAGCGAAACGTATTCTCTTTTGATTGATACCTATGTAAAAGATGAAGCAGAGAAAAATGAATTGTTTACTGCGATAGATGTTTTTCCTGCTATTAAGAAAAAAGCAGAATGGGCATTAAAATGGATTGAATCGGATTCTTTTGCTGAACGATTGATTGCTTTTGCAGCGGTTGAAGGGATTTTCTTCTCCGGAAGTTTCTGTTCTATTTTTTGGTTGAAAAAACGTGGATTAATGCCGGGATTAACTTTTTCTAACGAATTGATTTCTCGTGACGAAGGAGTTCACTGTGATTTTGCGGTGCATTTACACAATCACCATTTGATTAATAAAGTTCCAAAAGACAGAATCAAAGAAATTATTGTTAATGCTTTAGATATTGAAAGAGAATTTATCACAGAATCTATACCAGTAAGTTTGATTGGTATGAATGCGGTTTTAATGACGCAATATTTAGAGTTTGTAACTGATAGATTGTTAGTGGAATTAGGTTGTGAAAGAGTTTACAATACTTCAAATCCTTTTGATTTTATGGATATGATTTCGCTTCAAGGGAAAACTAATTTCTTTGAGAAAAAAGTAGGTGAATATCAAAAATCAGGTGTTATGAATACTGATGTTGATGCTCAGAAAATATCCTTTGATGCTGAGTTTTAA
- a CDS encoding S41 family peptidase, whose product MKFNPKYWPIVIGTTLAVGILLGGMLNFPDENHFLVKNNSKSKLNKLIDFIDKEYVDDVNTDSIVNLTVDNILAQLDPHSVYVPPSEQAAVAENMKGNFVGIGVNFYMYNDSVAVIKPVENGPSEKAGIKAGDRILYANKTKLFGRKLPNDSLFSKLKGTVGSEIEVMVYRKSERRKLKVKITRDIIPLKSVDVALLLNATTGYIKINRFAETTFDEFKAGLVKLKQQGAKTLVIDVRDNGGGYMEEAIAIADELLKEKELIVFTKNKKGTIDKKYATAKGIFESGNVFLLINENSASASEILAGAIQDNDRGIIVGRRSFGKGLVQREMDFEDGSAVRLTIARYYTPVGRSIQKPYSKGNENYFKESDSRFVNGELYEKDSIKVTDTLKFKTKKGKIVYGGGGIVPDVFVPLEIEHGNENTAYLLQSGVVGHFVFEQLDKNRNAFKGLTFNQFATKINATDAYFNLFQKYLFENGLDIKFTKTKPLVKRYLAAEFARQLYGEKYYYEITLKEDAMIQAILGKKSNAKP is encoded by the coding sequence ATGAAATTTAACCCAAAATATTGGCCCATCGTAATTGGAACAACACTTGCTGTTGGAATTCTTCTTGGTGGAATGTTAAATTTCCCTGACGAGAACCATTTTTTAGTCAAAAACAATTCGAAAAGCAAGCTCAATAAACTCATTGATTTTATCGACAAAGAATATGTAGACGATGTCAATACGGATTCAATCGTTAATCTTACCGTAGACAATATTCTGGCGCAACTCGATCCGCATTCCGTTTATGTTCCGCCAAGTGAGCAGGCTGCAGTTGCAGAGAATATGAAAGGGAATTTTGTTGGAATCGGTGTTAATTTTTATATGTACAATGATTCGGTGGCAGTAATAAAACCGGTTGAAAATGGACCTTCGGAAAAAGCAGGAATTAAAGCCGGAGACCGAATTTTGTATGCGAATAAAACAAAATTATTTGGACGAAAATTACCCAATGACAGTTTGTTTTCTAAATTAAAAGGAACAGTAGGTTCAGAAATTGAAGTTATGGTTTACAGAAAATCAGAGCGACGAAAACTGAAAGTAAAAATAACAAGAGATATTATTCCGCTGAAAAGCGTAGATGTTGCTTTGCTTTTGAATGCAACTACGGGTTATATAAAAATAAATCGTTTTGCAGAAACTACTTTCGATGAATTTAAAGCCGGCTTAGTGAAGTTAAAACAACAAGGTGCTAAAACGCTTGTAATCGATGTTAGGGATAATGGTGGCGGATACATGGAAGAAGCGATTGCAATTGCAGATGAATTATTGAAAGAGAAAGAACTTATTGTTTTTACTAAAAATAAAAAGGGAACTATTGATAAAAAATATGCGACAGCAAAAGGCATTTTCGAAAGTGGAAATGTATTTCTGTTAATCAATGAAAACAGCGCGTCAGCAAGCGAAATTTTGGCAGGAGCGATACAAGATAATGACAGAGGGATTATTGTAGGGAGACGTTCTTTTGGGAAAGGTTTGGTGCAACGCGAAATGGATTTTGAAGATGGTTCTGCAGTGCGCTTAACGATTGCCAGATATTATACCCCCGTTGGACGTTCGATACAAAAGCCGTATTCGAAAGGGAATGAAAATTATTTTAAAGAATCGGATTCTCGTTTTGTAAACGGGGAGTTATACGAAAAAGACAGTATAAAAGTGACTGATACGTTGAAATTTAAAACCAAGAAAGGTAAAATTGTCTATGGCGGTGGCGGGATTGTTCCAGATGTTTTTGTTCCTCTTGAAATAGAGCACGGAAATGAAAATACGGCTTACTTATTACAATCGGGTGTTGTGGGACATTTTGTATTTGAACAATTAGATAAAAACCGTAACGCTTTCAAAGGATTGACTTTTAATCAGTTTGCAACCAAAATTAATGCTACAGATGCGTACTTTAATTTGTTTCAAAAGTATCTTTTCGAAAACGGATTAGATATAAAATTCACTAAAACTAAGCCTTTAGTGAAGCGTTATCTAGCAGCAGAATTTGCCCGCCAATTGTATGGAGAAAAATATTATTATGAAATTACATTGAAAGAAGATGCGATGATACAAGCAATTTTGGGTAAAAAGTCAAATGCTAAACCGTAA
- a CDS encoding GNAT family N-acetyltransferase codes for MNIRKGTPQDMKAVLGLIQELAEFEKEPDAVLITVDDLIRDGFESNPLFHVFVAEVEEEIVGIALYYYRYSTWKGKTIHLEDLVVKDKMRGTGLGYALYSEIIKQGKKDNVRRIEWNVLDWNTPAIAFYEKSGAKILDEWRVAQMDEAAINYFVENKLKN; via the coding sequence ATGAATATTAGAAAAGGAACTCCTCAAGACATGAAAGCCGTTTTAGGACTTATTCAAGAATTAGCCGAGTTTGAAAAAGAACCGGATGCTGTCTTGATTACAGTTGACGATTTGATTAGAGATGGTTTTGAGTCTAATCCTTTATTTCATGTTTTTGTTGCCGAAGTCGAGGAAGAAATTGTTGGAATCGCTTTGTATTACTACCGATATTCAACTTGGAAAGGAAAAACAATCCATCTGGAAGATTTAGTAGTCAAAGATAAAATGCGCGGAACCGGTTTGGGTTATGCACTGTATTCCGAAATCATCAAACAAGGCAAAAAAGATAACGTGAGACGCATCGAATGGAATGTGCTCGATTGGAATACACCGGCAATTGCATTTTATGAAAAATCAGGTGCTAAAATTCTTGATGAATGGAGAGTGGCTCAAATGGACGAAGCTGCAATTAACTATTTCGTCGAAAATAAATTGAAAAACTAA
- the fbp gene encoding class 1 fructose-bisphosphatase codes for MEQRNKTLGEFIIENQNAFQYSSGELSRIINSIRLAAKVVNYKVNKAGLVDIIGAAGEQNIQGEDQQKLDVYANEIFIQTLINREIVCGIASEENDDFITVQGSDNCHNNKYVVLMDPLDGSSNIDVNVSVGTIFSVYRRITPIGTPVTLEDFLQPGINQVAAGYVIYGTSTMLVYTTGHGVNGFTLNPAIGTFYLSHPKMQFPQDGIIYSINEGNYVHFPQGVKDYIKYCQFEEGDRPYTSRYIGSLVSDFHRNMIKGGIYLYPTSSKAPKGKLRLLYECNPMAFIAEQAGGKASDGFNRIMEIEPTELHERVPFFCGSYNMVEKAEDFMHKAKLSKY; via the coding sequence ATGGAACAACGCAACAAAACACTAGGTGAATTTATCATCGAAAATCAAAATGCCTTTCAATACTCGTCAGGCGAATTATCACGGATTATCAACTCAATTCGATTAGCTGCTAAAGTGGTTAACTACAAAGTGAATAAAGCCGGATTAGTAGACATTATTGGCGCAGCCGGAGAGCAAAATATCCAAGGTGAAGACCAACAAAAATTAGATGTTTATGCTAATGAGATTTTTATTCAAACGTTAATTAATCGGGAAATTGTCTGCGGAATCGCTTCCGAAGAAAATGATGATTTTATCACCGTTCAAGGTTCGGATAATTGTCACAATAATAAATATGTGGTTTTGATGGATCCGCTCGACGGTTCTTCGAATATTGATGTGAATGTTTCGGTAGGAACTATTTTTTCGGTTTACCGAAGAATTACGCCAATTGGAACACCGGTAACTCTCGAGGATTTTTTACAACCCGGAATTAATCAAGTGGCAGCCGGTTATGTGATTTATGGAACCTCTACAATGTTAGTCTACACTACAGGACATGGTGTAAATGGATTTACGTTGAACCCGGCAATTGGAACTTTTTATTTGTCTCATCCAAAAATGCAATTTCCTCAAGACGGAATTATTTACTCGATAAATGAAGGGAATTATGTTCATTTTCCTCAAGGTGTAAAAGATTATATCAAATATTGCCAGTTCGAAGAAGGGGACAGGCCATACACTTCGCGATATATAGGAAGTTTGGTTTCTGATTTTCATCGCAATATGATTAAAGGTGGAATTTATTTGTATCCAACAAGTTCAAAAGCGCCTAAAGGAAAGTTGAGATTGTTGTACGAATGTAATCCAATGGCATTTATTGCAGAACAAGCCGGCGGAAAAGCTTCGGATGGTTTTAACAGGATAATGGAAATTGAACCAACGGAGTTACATGAACGCGTTCCGTTCTTTTGCGGAAGCTATAATATGGTCGAAAAAGCAGAAGATTTTATGCACAAAGCTAAATTGAGTAAGTATTAA
- a CDS encoding MarC family protein, translating into MLEIDFREIITVGMVLFAVIDIVGTIPIIVDLRAKHGHIESEKASIVAGIIMIVFLFIGEEFLSLIGIDVHSFAVAGSFVLFFLALEMILGIRIYRDEEANSASIVPLAFPLIAGAGTMTTLLSLRSQFHTINIVIAIILNIVLVYIVLKSSSKLEKMLGKNGLGVIRKAFGVVLLAIAVKLFAANVKGLFV; encoded by the coding sequence ATGTTAGAAATAGACTTTAGAGAAATAATCACCGTAGGAATGGTACTCTTTGCTGTAATTGATATTGTAGGAACCATTCCTATTATTGTTGATTTAAGAGCTAAACACGGGCATATCGAATCGGAGAAAGCTTCTATTGTGGCTGGAATTATTATGATTGTTTTCTTGTTTATCGGAGAGGAATTTTTAAGTTTAATTGGTATTGACGTGCATTCATTTGCCGTTGCAGGTTCATTTGTATTATTCTTTTTAGCTCTCGAAATGATCTTGGGAATTCGCATTTACAGAGACGAAGAAGCAAATTCCGCATCGATTGTTCCTCTTGCCTTTCCATTAATTGCAGGAGCGGGAACAATGACCACTTTGCTATCGTTACGATCTCAATTTCACACCATCAATATCGTGATTGCCATAATCCTGAATATCGTTTTGGTTTATATTGTTTTAAAATCTTCATCAAAACTTGAAAAAATGTTAGGAAAAAATGGACTTGGCGTAATTCGCAAGGCATTTGGCGTGGTACTTCTTGCTATAGCTGTTAAATTATTCGCTGCGAATGTTAAAGGTTTGTTTGTCTAA
- a CDS encoding aspartate kinase, protein MRVFKFGGASVKDADGIKNVYDVLQKAGYEDVLLVVSAMGKTTNALEVVIKNYFDKSAELNSSVQEVKKYHNQILLDLFEDEKNEVFAAVNGQFSDLEYFLAHNKSPNYNFVYDQIVSYGELISTTILSHFMNFMGIKTQWLDVRNFIKTNANYRDAEVDWELTQKNIAKNVKRKILNITQGFLGSDENNFTTTLGREGSDYTAAIFAYCLNAESVTIWKDVPGVMNADPRYFENASLLNQISYREAIELAFYGATVIHPKTLQPLQKKEIPLYVKSFINPLLKGTSVSKGVDLEPYLPCFIVKRNQLLISLSSIDFSFIMEENISEIFALFHQFKIKVNLIQNSAISFSVCVEDKFDNFNELNAILSKKFKVEFDENVTLYTIRHFNDQAAQTVENNKVVLLKQVSRETMQVVTKE, encoded by the coding sequence ATGAGAGTATTCAAATTTGGTGGTGCTTCTGTAAAAGATGCCGATGGAATTAAAAACGTATATGACGTTTTACAAAAAGCAGGTTACGAAGATGTATTGTTAGTGGTTTCTGCCATGGGCAAAACTACAAATGCCCTTGAAGTGGTGATAAAGAACTATTTTGATAAATCGGCAGAATTAAATTCATCCGTACAAGAAGTAAAAAAATACCACAATCAGATTTTGTTGGATTTGTTTGAAGACGAGAAAAACGAAGTTTTCGCAGCTGTAAATGGTCAGTTTTCAGATTTAGAATATTTTTTAGCACACAATAAATCACCAAATTACAATTTTGTTTACGATCAAATCGTAAGTTATGGCGAGTTGATTTCGACTACTATTTTAAGTCATTTTATGAACTTTATGGGAATCAAAACACAATGGTTAGATGTTCGTAACTTTATAAAAACGAACGCTAATTACAGAGATGCTGAAGTAGACTGGGAATTGACACAGAAAAATATTGCCAAAAACGTAAAACGCAAAATTTTAAATATTACTCAAGGATTCTTAGGTTCTGATGAAAATAATTTCACTACCACTTTAGGCCGTGAAGGTTCAGATTACACCGCTGCCATTTTTGCCTATTGCTTAAATGCTGAAAGTGTAACCATCTGGAAAGATGTGCCGGGTGTAATGAATGCGGATCCGCGCTATTTTGAAAATGCTAGTTTATTGAACCAAATTTCGTATCGTGAAGCAATTGAATTGGCTTTTTACGGCGCAACGGTAATTCACCCAAAAACCTTACAACCTTTACAAAAAAAGGAAATCCCTTTGTATGTAAAATCATTTATCAATCCGTTATTAAAAGGAACAAGTGTTTCAAAAGGGGTTGATTTAGAACCATATTTACCTTGTTTTATTGTCAAAAGAAACCAACTTTTGATTTCACTTTCTTCAATAGATTTTTCATTCATAATGGAAGAAAATATCAGTGAAATTTTTGCTTTGTTTCACCAATTCAAAATCAAAGTTAATTTAATCCAAAATTCAGCGATTAGTTTTTCGGTTTGTGTAGAGGACAAGTTTGATAATTTCAATGAATTGAATGCGATTTTGTCTAAAAAATTCAAAGTAGAATTTGATGAAAATGTGACATTATACACCATCAGACATTTCAACGACCAAGCAGCACAGACTGTAGAAAATAATAAAGTGGTTTTATTAAAACAAGTAAGCCGCGAAACGATGCAAGTCGTAACTAAAGAATAA
- a CDS encoding HupE/UreJ family protein, producing the protein MSEFWIYFQIGLKHVLDIHAYDHVLFLIALAVPFSFKDWKRIVLLVSLFTIGHTMALLLSVYGIIAIKVNVVELLIPITILITALFNLFTAGKSNKKESINLVFFITLFFGIIHGLGFSNYFKTILGGSANSKLIPLGEFALGIEAAQIVVVFVVLVLSYIVQTVFRFSKRDWTLVLSSFIIGVVLPMIVESEIWNR; encoded by the coding sequence ATGTCAGAATTTTGGATTTACTTTCAAATTGGATTAAAACACGTTTTAGATATTCATGCTTACGACCACGTTTTATTTTTAATAGCATTAGCGGTTCCGTTCTCGTTTAAGGATTGGAAAAGAATAGTTCTTTTGGTCAGCCTTTTTACAATTGGTCACACGATGGCATTATTGCTTTCTGTTTATGGAATCATTGCCATAAAAGTTAATGTTGTGGAGTTGCTGATTCCCATAACGATATTGATAACCGCATTATTTAATCTTTTTACCGCAGGAAAATCCAATAAAAAGGAAAGTATAAATCTGGTTTTTTTCATTACTCTTTTCTTCGGAATCATTCACGGATTGGGGTTTTCGAATTATTTTAAAACGATTCTTGGCGGAAGCGCGAATTCAAAATTAATACCTTTGGGAGAATTTGCATTAGGGATTGAAGCTGCTCAAATTGTGGTAGTTTTTGTGGTTTTGGTATTGTCATATATTGTTCAAACTGTTTTTCGATTTTCAAAACGGGATTGGACTTTGGTATTATCGTCCTTTATTATAGGGGTGGTTTTGCCAATGATTGTAGAAAGTGAAATTTGGAACAGATAA
- a CDS encoding DUF3109 family protein, producing the protein MFQLGKTIVSEDILGKEFVCNLSACKGACCVDGDAGAPLSLEETQILEAIYPKVKPFLRKQGIAAIEAQGTWVKGTDGDLETPLIDNKDCAYVIFDGKTALCGIEQAYNQGVIDWKKPVSCHLYPIRVKDFTEFAAVNYDKWDICDDACSLGKELEVPVYKFVKEALIRKFGEDWYAELEKVAQDMKRQ; encoded by the coding sequence ATGTTTCAACTAGGAAAAACCATCGTTTCAGAAGATATACTCGGAAAAGAGTTTGTGTGTAATTTATCAGCTTGTAAGGGGGCTTGTTGTGTAGACGGCGATGCCGGAGCACCACTAAGTTTGGAGGAAACTCAAATCCTTGAAGCTATTTATCCAAAAGTAAAACCGTTTCTTCGCAAACAAGGAATTGCTGCTATTGAAGCGCAAGGAACTTGGGTAAAAGGAACAGATGGAGATTTAGAAACGCCTCTTATTGATAACAAAGATTGTGCTTACGTAATTTTTGATGGAAAAACCGCGCTTTGCGGTATTGAGCAAGCCTATAATCAGGGAGTAATAGACTGGAAAAAACCTGTTTCTTGTCATTTATATCCAATTCGTGTAAAAGATTTTACGGAGTTTGCAGCTGTTAATTATGATAAATGGGACATTTGTGATGATGCCTGTTCGCTGGGAAAAGAACTGGAAGTGCCTGTTTACAAATTCGTCAAAGAAGCTTTAATCCGAAAATTTGGGGAAGATTGGTATGCTGAACTTGAAAAAGTGGCTCAAGACATGAAGCGTCAGTAA
- a CDS encoding deoxycytidylate deaminase produces MSEKKLNKYDKAYLRIAKEWSLLSYCKRKQVGAIIVRDRMIISDGYNGTPSGFENCCEDEEGLTRWDVLHAEANAILKVARSTQSCEGATLYITLSPCKECSKLIHQSGIKRVVYHNGYRDDSGIQFLIKAGVEVQHIPVLEE; encoded by the coding sequence ATGAGCGAAAAAAAATTAAATAAATACGATAAAGCCTATCTTAGAATTGCAAAAGAATGGAGTCTTTTGTCGTATTGTAAACGCAAACAAGTAGGTGCAATTATTGTTAGAGACCGTATGATTATTTCTGACGGATATAACGGAACGCCATCAGGTTTTGAGAATTGCTGCGAGGATGAAGAAGGATTAACACGTTGGGATGTTTTACATGCTGAGGCAAATGCTATTCTAAAAGTAGCCCGATCTACACAATCGTGTGAAGGAGCGACTTTATACATTACGCTTTCGCCATGCAAAGAATGCAGTAAATTAATTCATCAATCCGGTATAAAAAGAGTTGTGTATCATAACGGATACCGCGATGATTCCGGAATTCAGTTTTTGATTAAAGCAGGAGTAGAGGTACAACACATTCCGGTTTTAGAAGAATAA
- a CDS encoding FAD-dependent oxidoreductase — translation MFDVLIIGGGVSGISCALVLGSAKNKSFASDKKIGIFTHQKTSALQEALFNNAYGIPPGKLGSELLTESIKNLSNTYPHITQISDEKVIRIEGNFPEFEVFTNKNSYKTKTIVIGIGSANTFAIEGLMQFVTPHQKALPEKQRIQLQNTDHKVTEGIYVIGTLAGWRSQLAIAAGSGAAVATDILTLWNDGVQTHSHDSIR, via the coding sequence ATGTTTGATGTTCTAATAATTGGCGGAGGTGTTTCTGGAATATCTTGTGCTCTTGTTCTTGGATCTGCAAAAAACAAATCCTTTGCTTCTGATAAAAAAATCGGAATTTTCACTCACCAAAAAACGTCTGCGCTTCAAGAAGCACTTTTCAATAATGCTTACGGAATTCCTCCAGGAAAATTAGGCTCGGAACTATTGACGGAAAGCATTAAAAACCTATCCAATACCTATCCCCACATCACGCAAATTTCTGATGAAAAAGTAATCAGGATTGAAGGTAATTTTCCTGAATTTGAAGTTTTTACCAATAAAAACAGCTACAAAACAAAAACTATTGTAATAGGAATTGGTTCTGCAAATACTTTTGCTATAGAAGGGTTAATGCAATTTGTAACTCCACATCAAAAAGCGCTTCCGGAAAAACAACGCATTCAGTTGCAAAATACAGATCATAAAGTTACCGAAGGTATTTATGTAATTGGAACTTTAGCCGGCTGGAGAAGCCAACTGGCCATTGCCGCAGGAAGTGGAGCCGCAGTTGCCACAGACATTCTAACGCTATGGAACGACGGTGTACAAACTCATTCGCATGACAGCATCCGATAG
- a CDS encoding TerB family tellurite resistance protein yields the protein MSFSELFDSEFKQRNKGHFSAIVRVALADGKSTPEEKAFLDKLAINLEISPSEYEEILENPLKYPINPPYLYVERLERLYDLARIVHIDHHLGDKQERLLVKFALALGFTPGNVNYIVNKALALIDKKVDSDTFVYEMKNMNK from the coding sequence ATGTCATTTTCAGAACTATTTGATAGCGAATTCAAACAAAGAAATAAAGGTCATTTCTCAGCCATAGTTCGCGTGGCGCTTGCCGACGGAAAATCTACTCCTGAAGAAAAAGCATTTTTAGACAAACTGGCCATAAATCTTGAAATCAGTCCTTCGGAATACGAAGAGATTTTAGAAAACCCATTAAAATACCCCATTAATCCTCCTTACTTGTATGTAGAGCGATTAGAGCGTTTGTATGATTTGGCGAGAATCGTACATATCGACCATCATTTAGGTGACAAACAAGAACGATTATTGGTTAAATTTGCATTAGCTTTAGGATTTACTCCTGGCAATGTTAATTATATTGTCAATAAAGCGCTGGCTTTAATTGATAAAAAAGTAGACTCAGACACTTTTGTTTATGAGATGAAAAACATGAATAAGTAA